In Nocardioides cavernae, a single genomic region encodes these proteins:
- a CDS encoding beta-ketoacyl-ACP synthase III, protein MTIQQSTDLTHAAMLGLGVHRPARVVTNAEVCEVLDSSDEWIQTRSGIRTRRFAAEDETLIGMSISAAEKALQAAGVGAEQVGCVIVATSTHPEHTPASAPQVASALGITAAAFDISAGCAGFCHALNLAASMVRAGAESHVLVIGVEQLSRFMDPTDRGTAFIFADGAGAVVVGPSEAAGIGPTAWGSDGSQAHVITQTPSCLGGHSGREGADHPVVQMEGTAVFRWAPFAMAKVAHEALDLAGVSVDELDAFIPHQANLRITQTLAKNIQLPDSVAIATDVVDSGNTSAASVPLAMEAMLRKGEAAAGDTALLIAFGAGLSYAGQVVTVPPLAQG, encoded by the coding sequence ATGACCATCCAGCAGTCGACCGACCTCACCCACGCCGCGATGCTGGGGCTGGGCGTGCACCGGCCCGCGCGGGTCGTGACCAACGCCGAGGTCTGCGAGGTCCTGGACTCCTCCGACGAGTGGATCCAGACCCGGTCGGGCATCCGGACCCGCCGCTTCGCCGCCGAGGACGAGACCCTCATCGGCATGTCGATCTCGGCGGCCGAGAAGGCGCTGCAGGCCGCCGGGGTGGGTGCGGAGCAGGTCGGCTGCGTCATCGTCGCGACCTCGACCCACCCCGAGCACACCCCCGCCTCGGCCCCCCAGGTCGCCTCCGCGCTCGGCATCACGGCGGCGGCGTTCGACATCTCCGCGGGGTGCGCGGGCTTCTGCCACGCGCTCAACCTGGCTGCGTCGATGGTGCGCGCCGGCGCCGAGAGCCACGTGCTGGTCATCGGCGTGGAGCAGCTGAGCCGCTTCATGGACCCGACCGACCGGGGCACCGCGTTCATCTTCGCCGACGGTGCCGGTGCGGTCGTGGTGGGTCCGTCCGAGGCGGCCGGGATCGGGCCCACGGCCTGGGGCTCCGACGGCTCGCAGGCCCACGTCATCACCCAGACGCCGAGCTGCCTCGGCGGCCACTCGGGGCGCGAGGGCGCCGACCACCCGGTGGTCCAGATGGAGGGCACCGCGGTCTTCCGCTGGGCGCCGTTCGCGATGGCGAAGGTCGCGCACGAGGCGCTCGACCTGGCCGGCGTCTCGGTCGACGAACTCGACGCCTTCATCCCGCACCAGGCCAACCTGCGGATCACCCAGACCCTCGCCAAGAACATCCAGCTCCCCGACTCCGTCGCCATCGCCACCGACGTGGTCGACTCGGGCAACACCTCGGCCGCCTCGGTGCCGCTCGCCATGGAGGCGATGCTGCGCAAGGGCGAGGCGGCGGCCGGCGACACCGCGCTCCTGATCGCGTTCGGTGCCGGGCTGAGCTACGCCGGCCAGGTCGTCACGGTCCCGCCGCTCGCCCAGGGGTAG